A genomic segment from Pseudorca crassidens isolate mPseCra1 chromosome 6, mPseCra1.hap1, whole genome shotgun sequence encodes:
- the TSN gene encoding translin isoform X2 yields the protein MSVSEIFVELQGFLAAEQDIREEIRKVVQSLEQTAREILTLLQGVHQGAGFQDIPKRCLKAREHFGTVKTHLTSLKTKFPAEQYYRFHEHWRFVLQRLVFLAAFVVYLESETLVTREAVTEILGIETVGQQRDRWRLFPAPTHLHLHQRAGFRLPPPQPQKRLPAEALRRPEV from the exons ATGTCTGTGAGCGAGATCTTCGTGGAGCTGCAGGGCTTTTTGGCTGCCGAGCAGGACATCCGAGAG GAAATCCGAAAAGTTGTACAGAGTTTAGAACAAACAGCTCGAGAGATTTTAACGCTACTGCAAGGGGTCCATCAGGGTGCTGGGTTTCAGGACA TTCCAAAGAGGTGTTTGAAAGCTCGAGAACATTTTGGTACAGTAAAAACACATCTGACGTCTTTGAAGACCAAGTTTCCTGCTGAACAGTATTACAG GTTTCACGAGCACTGGAGATTTGTGCTACAGCGCCtggtcttcttggcagccttcgTCGTGTACTTGGAGTCGGAGACCCTGGTGACTCGAGAGGCGGTCACGGAGATCCTTGGCA TCGAGACTGTCGGTCAACAGCGTGACCGCTGGAGACTATTCCCGGCCCCTACACATCTCCACCTTCATCAACGAGCTGGATTCCGGCTTCCGCCTCCTCAACCTCAAAAACGACTCCCTGCGGAAGCGCTACGACGGCCTGAAGTATGA
- the TSN gene encoding translin isoform X1 — translation MSVSEIFVELQGFLAAEQDIREEIRKVVQSLEQTAREILTLLQGVHQGAGFQDIPKRCLKAREHFGTVKTHLTSLKTKFPAEQYYRFHEHWRFVLQRLVFLAAFVVYLESETLVTREAVTEILGIEPDREKGFHLDVEDYLSGVLILASELSRLSVNSVTAGDYSRPLHISTFINELDSGFRLLNLKNDSLRKRYDGLKYDVKKVEEVVYDLSIRGFNKETAAACVEK, via the exons ATGTCTGTGAGCGAGATCTTCGTGGAGCTGCAGGGCTTTTTGGCTGCCGAGCAGGACATCCGAGAG GAAATCCGAAAAGTTGTACAGAGTTTAGAACAAACAGCTCGAGAGATTTTAACGCTACTGCAAGGGGTCCATCAGGGTGCTGGGTTTCAGGACA TTCCAAAGAGGTGTTTGAAAGCTCGAGAACATTTTGGTACAGTAAAAACACATCTGACGTCTTTGAAGACCAAGTTTCCTGCTGAACAGTATTACAG GTTTCACGAGCACTGGAGATTTGTGCTACAGCGCCtggtcttcttggcagccttcgTCGTGTACTTGGAGTCGGAGACCCTGGTGACTCGAGAGGCGGTCACGGAGATCCTTGGCA ttGAGCCAGATCGGGAGAAGGGATTTCACCTGGATGTAGAAGATTATCTCTCAGGAGTTCTCATTCTTGCTAGTGAACTG TCGAGACTGTCGGTCAACAGCGTGACCGCTGGAGACTATTCCCGGCCCCTACACATCTCCACCTTCATCAACGAGCTGGATTCCGGCTTCCGCCTCCTCAACCTCAAAAACGACTCCCTGCGGAAGCGCTACGACGGCCTGAAGTATGACGTGAAGAAAGTGGAGGAGGTGGTCTACGACCTCTCCATCCGTGGCTTCAACAAGGAGACGGCGGCGGCCTGTGTGGAGAAGTAG
- the NIFK gene encoding MKI67 FHA domain-interacting nucleolar phosphoprotein produces MAAFTGPAKPLLSLNPQEDTKFKKEVAQVRRRASKQQEKQKLTPGVIYVGHLPPSLYETQIRAYFSQFGTVTRFRLSRSTKTGNSKGYGFVEFESEDVAKIAAETMNNYLFGERLLKCHFIPPEKVHEKLFREWHMPFKRPSYPAVKRYNQNRTLLQKLRMEERFKKKEKSLRKRLAKKGIDYDFPSLVLHKNEENASNTGPRNSRKHQALRKKKKKAALVTSNTPEKTVDSQDPTPVCTPTFLEKRKSEVAKMNDDDKDNEIVFKQPISGVKEETKDTQTPTSSRKKRRKKSTQ; encoded by the exons ATGGCGGCCTTCACTGGCCCGGCCAAGCCGCTCCTGTCCCTGAACCCGCAGGAGGATACCAAGTTTAAGAAGGAGGTGGCACAGGTTCGCCGGCGCGCAAGCAAG CAACAGGAGAAACAAAAACTTACTCCTGGAGTGATCTATGTGGGCCACTTACCTCCGTCGCTTTATGAAACCCAGATCCGAGCATATTTCTCCCAGTTTGGCACTGTTACAAGATTCAGACTGTCCAGGAGTACCAAG ACTGGAAATAGCAAAGGCTATGGCTTTGTGGAGTTTGAATCTGAAGATGTTGCCAAAATAGCTGCTGAAACGATGAACAACTACCTTTTTGGCGAAAGACTCTTGAAGT gtcATTTTATACCACctgaaaaagtacatgaaaaactTTTTAGGGAGTGGCATATGCCATTTAAAAGGCCATCATATCCAGCAGTGAAACGGTATAATCAGAATCGGACACTTCTTCAAAAGCTACGGATGGAAGAGcgatttaaaaagaaggaaaaatcactCAGGAAGAGATTGGCTAAGAAGGGAATTGATTATGACTTCCCTTCACTG GTCTtacataaaaatgaggaaaatgcttCAAACACTGGTCCTCGAAATTCCAGAAAGCACCAG gCTTTacgtaagaagaagaaaaaagcggCTTTGGTCACTTCTAACACTCCTGAGAAAACTGTGGATAGCCAG GACCCCACGCCGGTTTGTACACCAACATTTTTGGAGAAACGAAAATCTGAAGTGGCTAAAATGAATGACGATGATAAAGATAATGAGATAGTTTTCAAACAGCCCATATCTGgtgtaaaagaagaaacaaaagacacTCAGACGCCTACAAGTTCAAGGAAAAAAAGACGAAAAAAAAGCACCCAGTAA